A region of the Chloroflexota bacterium genome:
ATGTTTTGGAGACCACAATCTGCCGATGGCTACATATACCTATCGTGGCCTTGTTACCCGATCTGACCTTTTGTATCCAAAAATTGCCGGTTGAGGGAGCATGAAGGTCGCCTTGGTAACCCCGTACCCTGTAGATGTAATGCGCATTCCGGGCGGTGTCCGCACCGTGGCCTATAATCTGGTGCAAGGGTTGCGGCACTTTGATGATCTCGATATTCACGTTTTTCACTGTCACTCGGAGGTGCCTGCAAACCGTGTTGAGTCTGAGGGCAACTTGACTGTGCATTATATGACTATGCCGCGCCGGCGGGTAGTGCCTAATACCATCCTAGCAGTGAAGCGTGTGACGCAAGCGCTGAGGCAGTTGCAACCTGACGTGGTGAATGCCCACGCGCCGCATTACGCCGTCGCCGCGTTCCAGTCAGGTTACCCGACGGTCTATACTGTTCATGGCGTGACCCATCGCGAGGCCAGCATTTATAGAAACAACCCCTTCGATCGATTGCGCTTCGCTGTGGAATCCTACTACGCCAAGCGAGCACTTCAGGAGGCGCGACACATCATCGCCATCAGCCCTTATGTGATGCACGAGTATGAAGGCTGGACGGAAGCCCATTGGCATAGGATAGACAATCCTCTGCCTGACGACTTCTTCGCCATTGCGCGGAGAGAGGTGCCGGGACGTGTCCTATT
Encoded here:
- a CDS encoding glycosyltransferase family 4 protein, producing the protein MKVALVTPYPVDVMRIPGGVRTVAYNLVQGLRHFDDLDIHVFHCHSEVPANRVESEGNLTVHYMTMPRRRVVPNTILAVKRVTQALRQLQPDVVNAHAPHYAVAAFQSGYPTVYTVHGVTHREASIYRNNPFDRLRFAVESYYAKRALQEARHIIAISPYVMHEYEGWTEAHWHRIDNPLPDDFFAIARREVPGRVLFVGSITEVKDILTLLQAVVLLRERCPGTSLSVHLAGRTTSRSYERVLRAFVQEKGLEDIVTFLGLLDRERLFSEYGECALVALPSLQENAPMAIIEAMAAGVPVVATEVGGIADLVEDGVTGFLFPARDAMTMAERMLCLLENRDLCWRMGCEAKARARGRFGLMEVAHKYRQVYEIVAGVKSL